The proteins below are encoded in one region of Nilaparvata lugens isolate BPH chromosome X, ASM1435652v1, whole genome shotgun sequence:
- the LOC111044364 gene encoding zinc finger protein 23 isoform X2, whose translation MKNVFSFPYSIWSIFFKTKHPAGEEVMDGESGEKTEWRGNSVEKIKPEEVTLQKKEFRENCNVEQPIKQENVENEEKREYVSAVEEEETRAESVRVKEEIKDEELIIKDEEVDYEEETEGEGDDNSARAIEENAIIGEEGKSHDPIADGNLETCHEDGIRVKIEHDAEFHEELIIKNEEFDDKWDYIENGEEDGEVGEEEEYDDDDDDDVVDPVLEEQIDVCRGVRTYKCSVCNKALFSEEDLNLHERIHSDKKPHKCLVCTKTLSCKWSLKRHERIHSGEKPFECSICNKRFIIKTNLNAHERIHSGEKPFECSICNKRFITKANLNAHERIHSGENPLNVQFVIKRTLQRLT comes from the coding sequence AACACCCAGCTGGAGAGGAGGTGATGGATGGGGAAAGTGGAGAGAAAACAGAATGGAGGGGAAACAGTGTAGAAAAAATCAAGCCGGAAGAAGTGACATTGCAGAAAAaagaatttcgtgaaaattgtaaTGTTGAACAACCAATTAAACAAGAAAATGTGGAGaatgaagaaaagagagaatatGTCAGTGCAGTTGAGGAAGAGGAGACAAGAGCTGAATCAGTAAGAGTGAAGGAAGAAATTAAGGATGAGGAGTTGATCATAAAGGATGAAGAAGTTGACTATGAAGAGGAGACAGAAGGTGAGGGAGATGACAACAGTGCAAGGGCAATTGAAGAGAATGCTATCATTGGAGAAGAAGGGAAGTCACATGATCCAATAGCAGATGGAAATCTTGAGACTTGCCATGAAGATGGTATTAGAGTGAAAATAGAACATGATGCAGAATTTCATGAAGAgttgataataaaaaatgaagagtTTGATGATAAGTGGGACTACATAGAAAATGGGGAGGAAGATggagaagtgggagaagaagaagaatatgatgatgatgatgatgatgacgttGTTGATCCAGTGCTAGAAGAGCAAATAGATGTCTGCAGGGGTGTGAGGACTTATAAATGTTCAGTTTGTAATAAAGCACTCTTTTCTGAAGAAGATTTGAATTTACATGAGAGAATCCACTCTGATAAAAAACCCCATAAATGTTTGGTCTGCACTAAAACATTATCTTGCAAATGGAGTTTGAAAAGACATGAGAGAATCCACTCCGGGGAAAAACCCTTTGAATGTTCAATTTGTAATAAAAGGTTCATTATAAAGACTAACTTGAATGCACATGAGAGAATCCACTCCGGGGAAAAACCCTTTGAATGTTCAATTTGTAATAAAAGGTTCATTACAAAGGCTAACTTGAATGCACATGAGAGAATTCACTCCGGGGAAAACCCTTTGAATGTTCAATTTGTAATAAAACGTACATTACAAAGACTTACTTGA
- the LOC111044364 gene encoding zinc finger protein 23 isoform X1, protein MSRTQKNYKYTFLGLRSLKFTEHPAGEEVMDGESGEKTEWRGNSVEKIKPEEVTLQKKEFRENCNVEQPIKQENVENEEKREYVSAVEEEETRAESVRVKEEIKDEELIIKDEEVDYEEETEGEGDDNSARAIEENAIIGEEGKSHDPIADGNLETCHEDGIRVKIEHDAEFHEELIIKNEEFDDKWDYIENGEEDGEVGEEEEYDDDDDDDVVDPVLEEQIDVCRGVRTYKCSVCNKALFSEEDLNLHERIHSDKKPHKCLVCTKTLSCKWSLKRHERIHSGEKPFECSICNKRFIIKTNLNAHERIHSGEKPFECSICNKRFITKANLNAHERIHSGENPLNVQFVIKRTLQRLT, encoded by the exons ATGTCTCGAACACAAAAAAACTACAAATACACTTTTTTGGGGCTTAGGAGTTTGAAATTTACAG AACACCCAGCTGGAGAGGAGGTGATGGATGGGGAAAGTGGAGAGAAAACAGAATGGAGGGGAAACAGTGTAGAAAAAATCAAGCCGGAAGAAGTGACATTGCAGAAAAaagaatttcgtgaaaattgtaaTGTTGAACAACCAATTAAACAAGAAAATGTGGAGaatgaagaaaagagagaatatGTCAGTGCAGTTGAGGAAGAGGAGACAAGAGCTGAATCAGTAAGAGTGAAGGAAGAAATTAAGGATGAGGAGTTGATCATAAAGGATGAAGAAGTTGACTATGAAGAGGAGACAGAAGGTGAGGGAGATGACAACAGTGCAAGGGCAATTGAAGAGAATGCTATCATTGGAGAAGAAGGGAAGTCACATGATCCAATAGCAGATGGAAATCTTGAGACTTGCCATGAAGATGGTATTAGAGTGAAAATAGAACATGATGCAGAATTTCATGAAGAgttgataataaaaaatgaagagtTTGATGATAAGTGGGACTACATAGAAAATGGGGAGGAAGATggagaagtgggagaagaagaagaatatgatgatgatgatgatgatgacgttGTTGATCCAGTGCTAGAAGAGCAAATAGATGTCTGCAGGGGTGTGAGGACTTATAAATGTTCAGTTTGTAATAAAGCACTCTTTTCTGAAGAAGATTTGAATTTACATGAGAGAATCCACTCTGATAAAAAACCCCATAAATGTTTGGTCTGCACTAAAACATTATCTTGCAAATGGAGTTTGAAAAGACATGAGAGAATCCACTCCGGGGAAAAACCCTTTGAATGTTCAATTTGTAATAAAAGGTTCATTATAAAGACTAACTTGAATGCACATGAGAGAATCCACTCCGGGGAAAAACCCTTTGAATGTTCAATTTGTAATAAAAGGTTCATTACAAAGGCTAACTTGAATGCACATGAGAGAATTCACTCCGGGGAAAACCCTTTGAATGTTCAATTTGTAATAAAACGTACATTACAAAGACTTACTTGA
- the LOC111044364 gene encoding zinc finger protein 23 isoform X3, which yields MDGESGEKTEWRGNSVEKIKPEEVTLQKKEFRENCNVEQPIKQENVENEEKREYVSAVEEEETRAESVRVKEEIKDEELIIKDEEVDYEEETEGEGDDNSARAIEENAIIGEEGKSHDPIADGNLETCHEDGIRVKIEHDAEFHEELIIKNEEFDDKWDYIENGEEDGEVGEEEEYDDDDDDDVVDPVLEEQIDVCRGVRTYKCSVCNKALFSEEDLNLHERIHSDKKPHKCLVCTKTLSCKWSLKRHERIHSGEKPFECSICNKRFIIKTNLNAHERIHSGEKPFECSICNKRFITKANLNAHERIHSGENPLNVQFVIKRTLQRLT from the coding sequence ATGGATGGGGAAAGTGGAGAGAAAACAGAATGGAGGGGAAACAGTGTAGAAAAAATCAAGCCGGAAGAAGTGACATTGCAGAAAAaagaatttcgtgaaaattgtaaTGTTGAACAACCAATTAAACAAGAAAATGTGGAGaatgaagaaaagagagaatatGTCAGTGCAGTTGAGGAAGAGGAGACAAGAGCTGAATCAGTAAGAGTGAAGGAAGAAATTAAGGATGAGGAGTTGATCATAAAGGATGAAGAAGTTGACTATGAAGAGGAGACAGAAGGTGAGGGAGATGACAACAGTGCAAGGGCAATTGAAGAGAATGCTATCATTGGAGAAGAAGGGAAGTCACATGATCCAATAGCAGATGGAAATCTTGAGACTTGCCATGAAGATGGTATTAGAGTGAAAATAGAACATGATGCAGAATTTCATGAAGAgttgataataaaaaatgaagagtTTGATGATAAGTGGGACTACATAGAAAATGGGGAGGAAGATggagaagtgggagaagaagaagaatatgatgatgatgatgatgatgacgttGTTGATCCAGTGCTAGAAGAGCAAATAGATGTCTGCAGGGGTGTGAGGACTTATAAATGTTCAGTTTGTAATAAAGCACTCTTTTCTGAAGAAGATTTGAATTTACATGAGAGAATCCACTCTGATAAAAAACCCCATAAATGTTTGGTCTGCACTAAAACATTATCTTGCAAATGGAGTTTGAAAAGACATGAGAGAATCCACTCCGGGGAAAAACCCTTTGAATGTTCAATTTGTAATAAAAGGTTCATTATAAAGACTAACTTGAATGCACATGAGAGAATCCACTCCGGGGAAAAACCCTTTGAATGTTCAATTTGTAATAAAAGGTTCATTACAAAGGCTAACTTGAATGCACATGAGAGAATTCACTCCGGGGAAAACCCTTTGAATGTTCAATTTGTAATAAAACGTACATTACAAAGACTTACTTGA